The Pseudoliparis swirei isolate HS2019 ecotype Mariana Trench unplaced genomic scaffold, NWPU_hadal_v1 hadal_27, whole genome shotgun sequence genome includes a window with the following:
- the dlk2 gene encoding protein delta homolog 2 → MNRSDGTHQEISSRNRKYQVVSVLQVSNMSSILLSFCIVLVAPLCKGQGSDCSCNVTNSRCDESGVCRCDPGWEGERCERCVPTPGCRHGSCQQPWQCRCEAGWGGRFCDKDLSLCSARPPCQNGATCVMEDSAGYTCLCPGGFYGRNCQLKTGPCTQRRSPCKNGGLCEDADGFAVDLACRCLAGFTGRRCETDVDDCLMRPCANGATCLDGVNRFSCLCPAGFSGRFCTVNLDDCASRPCLNAGRCLDRAGGFHCICRPGYAGATCETEARSREPGRTAVPGWEGDGGAGRTRPSATINERSGAGTSGGNGSRDGGGPFKVTVSERRTTGLSEVHLIVLVVLAGATLAVVALTATLVLQGYCMACGHTPCWPLTSSSQHGGRRAPQDDLGGQIGFLYGAEPEKKKLNTEVT, encoded by the exons ATGAACAGGTCTGACGGGACACACCAGGAGATCAGCAGCAGAAACAGGAAGTACCAG GTGGTCTCGGTCCTCCAGGTGTccaacatgtcctccatcctgctGAGCTTCTGCATCGTCCTCGTGGCCCCGCTCTGCAAAGGTCAAG GAAGTGACTGCAGCTGTAACGTCACCAACAGCCGCTGTGATGAGTCTGGAGTCTGCAG gtgtgaCCCCGGGTGGGAGGGCGAGCGGTGCGAGCGCTGCGTGCCGACGCCCGGCTGCCGCCACGGTTCCTGTCAGCAGCCGTGGCAGTGCCGCTGCGAGGCCGGCTGGGGGGGGCGCTTTTGTGACAAAG ACCTGTCGCTGTGCTCGGCGAGGCCGCCGTGTCAGAACGGGGCGACCTGCGTGATGGAGGACAGTGCCGGGTACACCTGTCTGTGTCCCGGAGGATTCTACGGCCGGAACTGCCAGCTGAAGACCGGCCCCTGTACCCAGAGGAG GTCTCCATGTAAAAATGGCGGTCTCTGTGAAGACGCCGACGGCTTTGCGGTGGATCTGGCGTGCCGCTGCCTGGCCGGCTTCACGGGTCGGCGCTGTGAGACGGACGTGGACGACTGCCTGATGAGACCGTGTGCCAACGGCGCCACCTGCCTGGATGGCGTCAATCGCTTCTCGTGCCTCTGCCCCGCCGGTTTCTCCGGGCGCTTCTGCACCGTCAACCTGGACGACTGTGCCAGCCGGCCCTGCCTCAACGCCGGCCGCTGCCTGGACCGGGCCGGCGGCTTCCACTGCATCTGTCGGCCTGGTTACGCCGGAGCCACCTGCGAGACGGAGGCGAGGAGCCGCGAGCCTGGCCGGACGGCGGTGCCGGGGtgggagggggatggaggagcagGCAGGACCAGACCTTCCGCGACCATAAACGAGAGGAGCGGCGCCGGCACCAGCGGCGGGAACGGCAGTCGTGATGGTGGCGGGCCTTTTAAAGTGACGGTGAGCGAACGGCGCACCACCGGCCTGTCGGAGGTCCACCTCATCGTCCTGGTGGTTCTGGCCGGCGCAACGCTGGCCGTGGTGGCTCTGACCGCCACCCTCGTGCTGCAAGGCTACTGCATGGCCTGTGGCCACACCCCCTGCTGGCcgctgacatcatcatcacaacATGGTGGCCGGCGGGCGCCGCAGGATGATCTGGGGGGTCAGATCGGCTTCCTGTACGGAGCggaaccagagaagaagaagctgaatacCGAGGTCACTTAG